In the genome of Haemophilus pittmaniae, one region contains:
- a CDS encoding NapC/NirT family cytochrome c — MIKSSIQKVCRWLRSPSKMAIGGVILLTIIGTIVGTNLFNVGMATTNTEQFCSDCHTNDVVPEYQASVHFSNRSGVKAICSDCHVPHEFVPKMIRKMQASTEVFAYYTGKVDTKEKFEKHRLEMAEREWARMKANGSQECRNCHNFNDMDFTQQKTVAQQMHALAQEQNKTCIDCHKGIAHNLPHMEKVQQSFIPEDMLKAPEKAADNKDAK, encoded by the coding sequence ATGATTAAATCAAGCATTCAAAAAGTCTGCCGTTGGTTACGCTCACCAAGCAAAATGGCTATTGGCGGCGTTATTTTATTAACCATCATTGGAACTATCGTTGGCACCAACCTATTCAATGTAGGAATGGCCACCACCAATACGGAACAATTCTGTTCAGATTGTCACACCAATGATGTTGTGCCTGAATACCAAGCGTCCGTACACTTTAGCAACCGCTCAGGTGTCAAAGCGATCTGTTCAGACTGTCATGTACCACATGAATTCGTTCCAAAAATGATCCGTAAAATGCAGGCTTCTACCGAAGTATTTGCGTACTATACGGGTAAAGTTGATACCAAAGAAAAATTTGAAAAACATCGTTTAGAAATGGCGGAACGCGAGTGGGCCCGCATGAAAGCTAATGGTTCTCAAGAATGTCGTAACTGCCATAACTTCAACGATATGGACTTTACTCAACAAAAAACTGTAGCGCAACAAATGCACGCCCTTGCACAGGAACAAAACAAAACCTGTATTGACTGTCATAAAGGTATTGCTCACAACCTTCCACACATGGAAAAAGTGCAACAAAGCTTTATTCCGGAAGACATGTTGAAAGCGCCTGAAAAAGCGGCTGATAACAAAGACGCGAAATAA
- a CDS encoding nitrate reductase cytochrome c-type subunit: MKKTFIFMLALCSGLAFADAPQVANSIDKTAESIAPAFTNPYKDAGNIPVTFPNQPPLVPHSIRGLQVTKNANQCLGCHSPDVAPTTGAPRVPESHFLTRDGQKTEGTSPRRYFCLQCHVQQTDVNPIIQNKFETIRQMQGK; this comes from the coding sequence ATGAAAAAAACATTTATTTTCATGCTGGCTTTATGTAGCGGATTGGCGTTTGCCGATGCTCCGCAAGTTGCAAACAGCATTGATAAAACTGCAGAAAGTATTGCACCTGCATTTACTAATCCTTATAAAGATGCGGGCAATATCCCTGTGACCTTCCCTAACCAACCCCCACTTGTTCCACACAGTATTCGTGGTTTACAAGTCACTAAGAATGCCAACCAATGTTTAGGTTGTCACTCTCCGGATGTTGCTCCAACAACCGGTGCACCTCGCGTACCGGAAAGCCATTTCCTTACTCGCGATGGACAAAAAACAGAAGGCACCTCACCACGTCGTTATTTCTGCTTACAATGCCACGTTCAACAAACCGACGTGAACCCAATTATTCAAAATAAATTTGAAACCATTCGTCAGATGCAAGGTAAATAA
- the napH gene encoding quinol dehydrogenase ferredoxin subunit NapH: MAEKYTPNKPKDAGLEARQKLGWWHAYRFLILRRISQLSIILMFLSGPIWQFWILKGNYSSSMLLDTVPFTDPLITAESLVTGYLPEITTIIGALVIVIFYAIVASKAFCSWVCPMNMVTDAAAWLRRKLGIRQSLKISRQLRYVVLAMILVGSAITGTLLWEWINPVAAFGRVFVFGTGATLWLVAVIFLFDLLVAEHGWCGHLCPIGAMYGVIGAKSLIKINVIDRNRCDRCMDCYNVCPEPQVLRLPLHGDAEDSQIVLAKDCITCGRCIDVCPENVFTFGSRFEKQVKIKNI, from the coding sequence ATGGCTGAAAAATATACCCCGAATAAACCCAAAGATGCAGGCTTAGAAGCTCGTCAAAAACTGGGGTGGTGGCATGCATATCGCTTTTTGATTCTACGACGAATTAGCCAATTGAGCATTATTTTGATGTTCTTAAGCGGCCCGATTTGGCAGTTTTGGATTCTAAAAGGCAATTACAGCTCAAGTATGCTTTTGGATACTGTGCCATTTACAGATCCATTGATTACCGCTGAAAGTTTAGTGACTGGTTATTTACCAGAAATCACAACGATCATCGGTGCCTTGGTCATTGTCATATTCTACGCCATCGTTGCCAGCAAAGCCTTTTGCAGTTGGGTTTGCCCAATGAACATGGTCACCGATGCAGCAGCTTGGTTACGTAGAAAATTGGGTATTCGCCAATCACTTAAAATCTCACGCCAACTTCGTTATGTAGTTTTAGCGATGATTCTAGTTGGTAGTGCGATAACCGGCACTCTCTTATGGGAATGGATAAACCCTGTTGCAGCCTTTGGCCGCGTGTTCGTTTTCGGAACGGGGGCGACTCTTTGGTTAGTAGCAGTCATTTTCCTATTTGACTTACTGGTTGCCGAACATGGTTGGTGTGGTCACCTTTGCCCAATTGGCGCGATGTACGGCGTGATTGGAGCCAAAAGCCTAATCAAAATCAACGTGATTGATCGTAATCGCTGTGACCGTTGTATGGACTGCTATAACGTCTGCCCTGAACCGCAAGTGTTACGCCTTCCTTTACACGGAGATGCAGAAGATAGCCAAATTGTGTTAGCAAAAGATTGTATAACCTGTGGACGTTGTATTGACGTTTGCCCTGAAAATGTATTTACGTTTGGTTCTCGTTTTGAGAAACAAGTTAAAATTAAAAATATTTAA
- the napG gene encoding ferredoxin-type protein NapG has protein sequence MKLDPNRRQFLKNVTRTAVGVCGVGVILGLQQQQAKAKEGVALRPPGALPEKDFLAACTRCGQCVQACPYDMLYLASLISPMEAGTPYFIARDKPCEMCPDIPCMNACPSGALSEELKDINDARMGLAVLLDHETCLNWQGLRCDVCYRVCPLVDKAITLERVHNDRTGIHAKLIPTVHSDACTGCGKCEQACVLEEAAIKVLPMDIAKGLLGRHYRLGWKEKQNAGKSLIEEQHPDGLRPAMDARMPEGLHEPVYQPMQVQPNQKVATPNRATMDYVPNPTTVPEAEQFPNLDLNIKGVK, from the coding sequence ATGAAACTTGATCCCAACCGTCGTCAATTTTTAAAAAATGTGACCCGAACGGCTGTCGGAGTGTGTGGTGTAGGCGTCATTCTTGGCTTACAGCAACAACAAGCTAAAGCAAAAGAAGGCGTCGCCTTACGTCCACCCGGTGCATTACCGGAAAAGGATTTCTTGGCTGCTTGTACCCGCTGCGGACAATGTGTCCAAGCGTGTCCATATGATATGTTGTATCTAGCCTCGCTAATTTCTCCAATGGAAGCCGGCACACCTTATTTTATCGCTCGGGATAAACCTTGCGAAATGTGTCCGGATATTCCTTGTATGAATGCCTGCCCAAGTGGTGCGTTAAGTGAAGAACTTAAAGACATCAATGATGCGAGAATGGGGTTGGCGGTTTTGCTAGACCATGAAACTTGTCTTAACTGGCAAGGTTTACGTTGTGATGTTTGTTATCGTGTTTGTCCATTAGTGGATAAAGCAATTACGCTCGAACGTGTGCACAATGATCGTACGGGAATTCATGCGAAGCTTATTCCAACTGTTCATTCCGATGCTTGCACCGGATGTGGTAAATGCGAACAAGCTTGCGTATTAGAAGAAGCGGCAATTAAAGTCTTACCGATGGATATCGCCAAAGGCTTACTCGGCCGCCACTATCGCTTAGGCTGGAAAGAAAAACAAAACGCTGGAAAATCCTTAATTGAGGAACAACATCCGGATGGTTTACGTCCAGCAATGGATGCTCGTATGCCGGAAGGCTTACATGAGCCGGTTTATCAGCCAATGCAGGTTCAACCAAACCAAAAAGTGGCAACGCCGAATCGTGCAACAATGGATTATGTACCTAATCCAACAACGGTACCGGAAGCTGAGCAATTTCCAAATCTGGACTTAAACATTAAGGGGGTTAAATAA
- the napA gene encoding nitrate reductase catalytic subunit NapA: MELNRRDFMKANAALAAAAAAGMTIPVKQVDAAEDMGIKWDKAPCRFCGTGCSVLVGTKDGRVVATQGDPDAEVNRGLNCIKGYFLSKIMYGADRVQTPLLRMKDGKFHKEGDFTPVSWDQAFTIMAEKIKDILKKKEPNAVGMFSSGQTTIYEGYAKVKLWKAGLRSNTIDPNARHCMASAAVAFMRTFGMDEPMGCYNDIEKTDAFVLWGSNMAEMHPILWSRISDRRLSDDKVRVVVMSTFEHRSFELADVPIVFNPHSDLAILNYIANYIIQNDKVNWDFVNKHTKFKRGETDIGYGLRPEHPLEVAAKNRKTAGKMYDSDFEEFKKIVAPYTLDEAHRISGVPKDQLETLAKMYADPEQNLVSFWTMGFNQHTRGVWVNHMIYNVHLLTGKISKPGCGPFSLTGQPSACGTAREVGTFVHRLPADMVVTNPKHVEITEKKWKLPKGTIPTVPGYSAVQQSRALKDGKLNFLWQLCTNNMQGGPNINEEIFPGWRNPENFIVVSDPYPSVSAVAADLILPTCMWVEKEGGYGNAERRTQLWRQQVKGPGESRSDLWQIVEFSKYFKTDEVWGEELLAQMPEYRGKTLYEVLYENGEVNKFKVPTDVPGYINDEADHFGYYLQKGLFEEYADFGRGHGHDLAPFDTYHQVRGLRWPVVDGKETLWRYREGFDPYVKAGEDVAFYGYPDKKAIILGVPYEDPAESPDEEYPLWLCTGRVLEHWHTGTMTRRVPELHRAFPNNLVWMHPADAKKYGLRHGDKVKLITRRGEMVSYLDTRGRNKCPQGLIYTTFFDAGQLANKLTLDATDPISGETDFKKCAVKVVKA, from the coding sequence ATGGAACTTAATCGTAGAGATTTTATGAAAGCCAATGCTGCGCTTGCTGCAGCTGCGGCTGCCGGTATGACCATCCCTGTTAAACAGGTCGATGCGGCAGAAGATATGGGCATCAAATGGGATAAAGCACCATGTCGTTTCTGTGGTACAGGATGTAGCGTATTGGTAGGAACTAAAGACGGTCGTGTTGTTGCCACCCAAGGTGACCCAGATGCAGAGGTAAACCGCGGTTTAAACTGTATCAAAGGTTACTTCCTTTCTAAAATCATGTACGGTGCAGACCGTGTACAAACTCCGTTATTACGTATGAAAGACGGCAAATTCCACAAAGAAGGCGACTTTACACCGGTTTCTTGGGATCAAGCTTTCACCATTATGGCGGAAAAAATCAAAGATATCTTGAAGAAAAAAGAACCAAATGCTGTAGGGATGTTCTCTTCAGGCCAAACCACCATCTATGAAGGCTATGCAAAAGTAAAACTTTGGAAAGCCGGTCTTCGTTCTAATACTATCGATCCTAATGCTCGCCACTGTATGGCATCTGCAGCGGTTGCGTTTATGCGTACCTTTGGTATGGATGAACCAATGGGCTGCTATAACGATATCGAAAAAACCGATGCGTTTGTGCTTTGGGGTTCAAACATGGCGGAAATGCATCCAATTTTATGGTCGCGTATTTCTGACCGTCGTCTTTCAGATGATAAAGTGCGTGTTGTGGTAATGTCTACTTTCGAACACCGTTCTTTTGAATTAGCTGATGTGCCTATCGTATTTAATCCACATTCAGACCTTGCAATCCTTAACTACATCGCAAACTACATTATCCAAAACGATAAAGTAAACTGGGATTTCGTTAATAAACATACCAAATTCAAACGTGGTGAAACCGATATCGGTTATGGTTTACGCCCAGAACACCCACTTGAAGTTGCAGCAAAAAATCGCAAAACTGCGGGTAAAATGTATGACTCCGATTTCGAAGAATTTAAGAAAATCGTTGCGCCTTATACATTAGATGAAGCTCACCGCATTTCTGGTGTACCAAAAGATCAGCTTGAAACCCTCGCGAAGATGTATGCAGATCCAGAACAAAACTTAGTTTCTTTCTGGACAATGGGCTTTAACCAACATACCCGTGGTGTGTGGGTTAACCACATGATCTATAACGTACACTTGCTTACAGGTAAAATTTCTAAACCTGGTTGTGGCCCGTTCTCATTAACTGGTCAACCTTCAGCCTGTGGTACAGCACGTGAAGTCGGTACTTTCGTTCACCGTTTACCGGCGGACATGGTGGTGACCAATCCTAAACACGTTGAAATCACTGAGAAAAAATGGAAATTACCAAAAGGTACCATTCCAACTGTACCTGGATACTCTGCTGTACAACAAAGCCGTGCATTAAAAGATGGCAAATTAAACTTCTTATGGCAACTTTGTACCAACAACATGCAAGGCGGTCCAAACATTAATGAAGAAATTTTCCCAGGCTGGCGTAACCCTGAAAACTTCATCGTTGTTTCAGACCCTTACCCATCCGTTTCTGCGGTTGCTGCTGACTTAATTCTTCCAACTTGTATGTGGGTAGAAAAAGAAGGGGGCTATGGTAATGCAGAACGTCGTACCCAATTATGGCGTCAACAAGTAAAAGGCCCGGGTGAGTCTCGTTCTGACTTATGGCAAATTGTTGAATTCTCTAAATACTTCAAAACGGATGAAGTATGGGGTGAAGAGTTATTAGCTCAAATGCCTGAATATCGTGGCAAAACTTTATATGAAGTGCTTTACGAAAATGGTGAAGTAAACAAATTTAAAGTACCAACAGATGTTCCGGGATACATCAATGATGAAGCGGATCACTTTGGTTACTACTTACAAAAAGGCTTATTCGAAGAATACGCTGACTTCGGTCGTGGTCATGGTCATGACTTAGCACCATTCGATACTTATCACCAAGTACGTGGTTTACGTTGGCCGGTTGTTGACGGTAAAGAAACCTTATGGCGTTACCGTGAAGGCTTTGACCCGTACGTTAAAGCAGGCGAAGATGTTGCTTTCTACGGTTATCCAGATAAAAAAGCAATTATCTTAGGTGTGCCTTATGAAGACCCTGCAGAATCACCGGATGAAGAATATCCATTATGGTTATGTACTGGTCGTGTACTTGAGCACTGGCATACCGGTACTATGACTCGTCGTGTACCTGAATTACACCGTGCGTTCCCGAACAACTTAGTTTGGATGCACCCAGCGGATGCAAAAAAATATGGCTTACGTCATGGGGATAAAGTGAAGTTAATTACTCGTCGTGGTGAAATGGTTTCTTACTTAGATACCCGTGGTCGTAACAAATGTCCTCAGGGCTTAATTTACACCACCTTCTTTGATGCAGGTCAGCTTGCTAACAAATTAACTTTAGATGCAACCGACCCAATTTCAGGCGAAACCGACTTCAAAAAATGTGCGGTTAAAGTTGTTAAAGCGTAA
- a CDS encoding chaperone NapD, whose amino-acid sequence MSQFSENENWYVCSIVVQARPEKLNQVKAAILAIPTAEIHGEKADEGKLVVTLESNRQLALADLMDEIKDIPGVIVVSLISNYLDEK is encoded by the coding sequence ATGAGTCAATTTAGCGAAAACGAGAACTGGTATGTATGCAGCATTGTGGTGCAGGCCAGACCGGAAAAACTCAATCAAGTCAAAGCGGCTATTTTAGCCATTCCAACGGCTGAAATTCACGGTGAGAAAGCCGATGAAGGTAAATTGGTGGTTACCCTTGAAAGTAACCGCCAACTAGCGTTAGCAGATCTTATGGATGAAATTAAAGACATTCCGGGCGTGATTGTTGTGTCTTTAATTTCGAATTATTTAGATGAAAAATAA
- the napF gene encoding ferredoxin-type protein NapF, translated as MSDQSISRRHFLRGEFLSSLKPEHKQLQQTDYLRPPWAINNADFVENCTRCGDCILVCETNIIVKGEGDFPEIRFDKGECTFCQKCVLVCQQPIFRPLEEQPWAHKIEITSQCLSEKRVECRSCQDNCPTAAIRFRLQLGGVAKPILNLESCNGCGACLSVCPTKAIKIINFEVNKNESI; from the coding sequence ATGAGCGATCAATCCATCTCCCGACGACACTTCTTGCGCGGTGAGTTTTTGTCCTCATTAAAACCCGAACACAAACAATTGCAACAAACCGATTATCTACGCCCACCTTGGGCCATTAACAATGCGGATTTCGTTGAAAATTGTACCCGCTGTGGTGATTGTATACTGGTTTGTGAAACCAACATTATCGTTAAAGGTGAAGGTGATTTCCCTGAAATTCGCTTCGATAAAGGCGAATGTACTTTTTGTCAAAAATGCGTTTTAGTTTGCCAGCAACCCATTTTTCGTCCATTAGAAGAACAACCTTGGGCGCATAAAATTGAAATTACATCGCAATGCCTAAGTGAAAAACGGGTTGAATGTCGCAGCTGCCAAGATAACTGCCCAACTGCTGCTATTCGCTTCCGATTACAATTGGGCGGTGTTGCAAAACCCATACTAAATTTGGAAAGTTGTAATGGTTGTGGGGCATGTTTAAGCGTGTGTCCGACAAAAGCGATTAAAATTATTAATTTTGAAGTTAACAAAAATGAGTCAATTTAG
- a CDS encoding YggL family protein, protein MATRNQRQRKKMHLAEFQELGFLVNWQFAEGTSLETIDDTVDRFIAEVVQPNGLAYEGSGYLHWEGLVCLEKIGKCDESHRQLVQRWLEKNGLQQIEVSQLFDIWWDYPAK, encoded by the coding sequence ATGGCAACTCGCAATCAACGCCAACGTAAAAAAATGCATTTGGCTGAATTCCAAGAATTAGGCTTTTTAGTCAACTGGCAATTCGCTGAAGGCACCAGCCTTGAAACAATCGATGACACCGTAGATCGTTTTATCGCCGAAGTTGTACAACCAAATGGCTTGGCCTATGAAGGTAGCGGCTATTTACATTGGGAAGGCTTAGTTTGCTTAGAGAAAATCGGTAAATGCGATGAAAGCCACCGTCAATTAGTTCAACGATGGTTGGAAAAGAATGGTTTGCAACAAATCGAAGTTAGCCAATTATTCGATATTTGGTGGGATTACCCGGCTAAATAA
- the trmB gene encoding tRNA (guanosine(46)-N7)-methyltransferase TrmB, with protein sequence MTDLNAVFADQKRKTVETAEFTEDGRYKRRVRSFVLRTGRLSDFQKNMMVEHWPHLGLDYQNTPFDFQAIYGNDKPVILEIGFGMGKSLVEMAAANPDKNYLGIEVHTPGVGACIAYAVEKAVTNLRIICHDATEILRDAVADASLGGLQLFFPDPWHKAKHHKRRIVQPPFVAQVVQKLQPNGFIHMATDWENYAEQMLEVLSANPHLTNTAPQDFIPRPDFRPLTKFEARGHRLGHGVWDLYFIKR encoded by the coding sequence ATGACCGATTTAAACGCTGTTTTTGCCGATCAAAAACGTAAAACCGTCGAAACCGCCGAGTTTACCGAAGATGGCCGCTATAAACGCCGCGTCCGCAGTTTTGTGTTACGTACCGGCCGCCTGAGCGATTTCCAGAAAAACATGATGGTGGAACACTGGCCGCACTTGGGCTTGGATTACCAAAACACGCCTTTTGATTTCCAAGCAATTTACGGTAACGATAAGCCGGTTATCTTGGAAATTGGCTTCGGGATGGGAAAATCCTTGGTGGAAATGGCCGCCGCGAATCCCGATAAAAATTACTTAGGGATTGAAGTCCATACGCCTGGAGTCGGTGCCTGTATCGCTTATGCAGTAGAAAAAGCTGTAACCAACCTGCGGATAATTTGCCATGATGCAACGGAAATTCTACGTGATGCCGTTGCTGATGCGAGCCTTGGCGGTCTACAGCTATTCTTCCCGGATCCGTGGCATAAGGCCAAGCACCATAAACGTCGCATCGTACAACCCCCGTTTGTCGCTCAAGTCGTACAAAAATTGCAGCCGAACGGCTTTATTCATATGGCGACCGACTGGGAAAATTATGCGGAACAAATGTTGGAAGTGCTATCTGCCAACCCACATTTAACAAACACGGCTCCTCAGGACTTCATTCCACGTCCCGATTTCCGCCCGCTCACCAAATTCGAAGCGCGCGGCCATCGGCTAGGGCACGGTGTTTGGGATCTGTATTTTATTAAGCGTTAA